From Synoicihabitans lomoniglobus, the proteins below share one genomic window:
- a CDS encoding RluA family pseudouridine synthase, producing the protein MSTTPATLFEDDDLIILNKPSGLLTEGGGDRERDLEQLARNATGKAVHCCHRLDRLTSGAVLLRKTARYNRELAALFEQHRLRKLYWAIVDGAWPRGINKVETHIAPVGGGRFANVTSGGKLAVTTVRVLGRYDQPTALTWLGLLLKTGRTHQARLHCAHLGCPVTGDPLYGPATADGTFGLHARELRFKHPATGAEVVATAPVPAAWAAWSDDFVEPGPTAEITLPR; encoded by the coding sequence GTGTCCACCACTCCCGCCACCTTGTTTGAAGACGATGACTTGATTATCCTCAACAAACCCAGCGGCCTGCTCACCGAGGGCGGCGGCGATCGCGAACGCGATCTGGAACAACTCGCCCGCAATGCCACCGGCAAGGCCGTGCACTGTTGCCATCGGCTCGACCGGCTCACCAGCGGCGCTGTGCTCCTGCGCAAAACCGCCCGCTACAATCGCGAACTGGCCGCGCTCTTTGAACAACATCGTCTGCGCAAACTTTACTGGGCTATCGTCGACGGCGCTTGGCCGCGCGGTATCAACAAAGTGGAAACCCACATCGCGCCGGTCGGCGGTGGCCGCTTCGCCAACGTCACCTCAGGCGGCAAACTCGCCGTGACCACCGTGCGCGTGCTCGGACGCTACGACCAACCGACGGCCCTCACGTGGCTCGGCTTGCTCTTAAAAACCGGACGCACCCATCAGGCTCGCCTGCATTGCGCGCACCTCGGTTGTCCCGTGACCGGTGATCCCCTTTACGGCCCGGCCACCGCCGACGGCACGTTCGGCCTGCACGCCCGTGAGTTGCGTTTCAAACATCCCGCCACCGGTGCCGAAGTCGTGGCCACGGCACCCGTGCCCGCCGCCTGGGCGGCCTGGAGCGATGACTTCGTCGAGC